The following are encoded together in the Bos taurus isolate L1 Dominette 01449 registration number 42190680 breed Hereford chromosome 10, ARS-UCD2.0, whole genome shotgun sequence genome:
- the FAM161B gene encoding protein FAM161B isoform X1: MTVGRSAGASGGAQWNHQIFSPKSSSDTDADKELNGDGLVLPRAGKLSEFLSPEEETDSTSDSTGSFFETLQALRQKDRWCLLESLYPSDPDSNESLSEEDEDLEHFFRDEDRGKPQVQYPPSVRCGSVRRCSSWGTLPSRTPKAQPQPPSSSRPPSQQRSISSWVSSITVPQPFRMTLREARKKAQWLASPASFEPERRQAEKQGREEAECHRQFRAQPVPAHVYLPLYQEVMERNEARRQAGIQKRKELLLSSLKPFSFLEKEERRKQAALQRDLAAAAAATAKVPKQKATRRIPKSILEPALGDKLQEAELLRKIRIHMRALDMLQKASSPIAPSSSQADPQPRTATRTREEKLGFLHTDFGFQPRVNPAVPDYEELYKAFQKRAAKRRDTREATRNKPFLLRTASLCHTRRPCDVATSEGRKESPQPPTTRLSRSRSLNGLASLSANTLPVHITDATRKRESAVRCSLEKKDKADESTQWLEMHKKKCQAISKSVTLRAKAMDPHKSLEEVFKAKLKENRNNDRKRAKEYKKELEEMKKRIQRRPYLFEQVTKDLAKKEAEQRYRDTLKQAGLDEDFVRNKGQGSRALQWKEQWEVGDCPSTHETTKRGSRNPQQDLEESLEQLSSPKKELEELSYKLPDNFRTLA; this comes from the exons ATGACCGTGGGGAGGTCTGCAGGAGCCTCCGGCGGCGCTCAGTGGAACCATCAG ATATTTTCCCCCAAATCCTCCTCAGACACAGATGCAGACAAGGAGCTGAACGGGGATGGGCTGGTTTTGCCCAGGGCTGGCAAACTCAGTGAGTTCCTCAGTCCAGAGGAGGAGACAGACTCTACTTCTGACTCAACTGGGAGTTTTTTTgagactctgcaggcactgaggCAGAAAGACAGGTGGTGCCTGTTGGAATCCCTTTATCCATCTGACCCAGACAGTAATGAGAGCCTCTCTGAAGAGGATGAGGACCTGGAGCATTTCTTCCGAGACGAAGACAGGGGGAAGCCACAGGTGCAGTACCCCCCATCTGTGAG GTGTGGCTCCGTGAGGCGCTGCAGCTCCTGGGGTACCCTGCCCTCCCGTACTCCCAAGGCTCAGCCGCAGCCACCGTCCagctccaggcctccctcccaGCAAAGAAGCATCAGCTCCTGGGTGTCGTCCATCACCGTCCCTCAGCCGTTCCGCATGACGCTGCGCGAGGCCAGGAAGAAGGCGCAGTGGCTGGCCTCCCCGGCCTCCTTTGAGCCCGAGAGGCGGCAGGCCGAGAAGCAGGGCCGGGAGGAGGCCGAGTGCCACCGGCAGTTCCGGGCCCAACCCGTGCCTGCCCACGTCTACCTGCCCCTCTACCAGGAGGTCATGGAGCGCAATGAGGCGCGCAGGCAGGCAGGGATCCAGAAGAGGAAGGAGCTGCTCCTCTCTTCCTTGAAGCCCTtcagcttcctggagaaggaggagCGGAGAAAGCAAGCTGCTCTGCAGAGGGAcctggccgccgccgccgccgctacAGCCAAAGTCCCCAAGCAGAAGGCCACCAGGAGGATCCCCAAGTCCATTCTGGAGCCAGCCCTCGGGGACAAACTCCAGG AAGCTGAGCTCCTTAGGAAAATTCGCATCCACATGAGAGCCCTAGACATGCTCCAGAAGGCCTCCTCCCCCATCGCCCCCTCCAGTAGCCAGGCTGACCCACAGCCTCGAACAGCCACCCGCACCCGGGAGGAAAAGCTTGGGTTTCTGCACACTGACTTTGGATTCCAGCCTCGGGTGAATCCTGCTGTCCCTGATTACGAGGAGCTTTACAAGGCCTTCCAGAAGCGAGCTGCCAAGAGAAGAGACACCCGGGAGGCAACGCGCAACAAGCCCTTTCTGCTGAGAACCGCCAGCCTGTGTCACACGCGGAGGCCCTGTGATGTTGCCACCTCCGAAGGTAGAAAG GAATCTCCACAGCCACCCACCACACGCCTGTCGAGGAGTCGTTCTCTGAATGGCCTTGCTTCCCTCTCTGCCAACACCCTCCCCGTACATATCACAGACGCCACCAGGAAGCGGGAATCTGCGGTCCG ATGTTCACTTGAGAAAAAGGACAAAGCAGATGAAAGTACTCAGTGGTTGGAGATGCATAAAAAGAAGTGTCAGGCGATATCTAAATCTGTCACCTTGCGTGCAAAAGCCATGGATCCCCATAAAAGCCTGGAGGAGGTGTTCAAAGCAAAGCTGAAAGAGAATCG GAACAATGACCGTAAAAGAGCAAAAGAGTATAAGAAAGAActggaggaaatgaagaaaagaatacaAAGGCGGCCGTATCTCTTCGAACAGGTTACCAAG GACCTTGCCAAAAAGGAAGCAGAACAGCGGTATCGAGAcaccctgaagcaggctgggctggatgaagactTTGTGAGGAACAAGGGTCAGGGCAGCCGGGCTCTACAGTGGAAGGAGCAGTGGGAAGTCGGTGATTGTCCCAG CACTCATGAAACTACAAAACGTGGCAGCAGGAATCCACAGCAGGATTTAGAAGAATCTCTGGAACAGCTTTCAAGTCCCAAGAAAGAACTGGAGGAGCTGTCTTACAAATTACCAGATAATTTCAGAACACTTGCTTAA
- the FAM161B gene encoding protein FAM161B isoform X3, which yields MTVGRSAGASGGAQWNHQIFSPKSSSDTDADKELNGDGLVLPRAGKLSEFLSPEEETDSTSDSTGSFFETLQALRQKDRWCLLESLYPSDPDSNESLSEEDEDLEHFFRDEDRGKPQVQYPPSVRCGSVRRCSSWGTLPSRTPKAQPQPPSSSRPPSQQRSISSWVSSITVPQPFRMTLREARKKAQWLASPASFEPERRQAEKQGREEAECHRQFRAQPVPAHVYLPLYQEVMERNEARRQAGIQKRKELLLSSLKPFSFLEKEERRKQAALQRDLAAAAAATAKVPKQKATRRIPKSILEPALGDKLQEAELLRKIRIHMRALDMLQKASSPIAPSSSQADPQPRTATRTREEKLGFLHTDFGFQPRVNPAVPDYEELYKAFQKRAAKRRDTREATRNKPFLLRTASLCHTRRPCDVATSEGRKESPQPPTTRLSRSRSLNGLASLSANTLPVHITDATRKRESAVRNNDRKRAKEYKKELEEMKKRIQRRPYLFEQVTKDLAKKEAEQRYRDTLKQAGLDEDFVRNKGQGSRALQWKEQWEVGDCPSTHETTKRGSRNPQQDLEESLEQLSSPKKELEELSYKLPDNFRTLA from the exons ATGACCGTGGGGAGGTCTGCAGGAGCCTCCGGCGGCGCTCAGTGGAACCATCAG ATATTTTCCCCCAAATCCTCCTCAGACACAGATGCAGACAAGGAGCTGAACGGGGATGGGCTGGTTTTGCCCAGGGCTGGCAAACTCAGTGAGTTCCTCAGTCCAGAGGAGGAGACAGACTCTACTTCTGACTCAACTGGGAGTTTTTTTgagactctgcaggcactgaggCAGAAAGACAGGTGGTGCCTGTTGGAATCCCTTTATCCATCTGACCCAGACAGTAATGAGAGCCTCTCTGAAGAGGATGAGGACCTGGAGCATTTCTTCCGAGACGAAGACAGGGGGAAGCCACAGGTGCAGTACCCCCCATCTGTGAG GTGTGGCTCCGTGAGGCGCTGCAGCTCCTGGGGTACCCTGCCCTCCCGTACTCCCAAGGCTCAGCCGCAGCCACCGTCCagctccaggcctccctcccaGCAAAGAAGCATCAGCTCCTGGGTGTCGTCCATCACCGTCCCTCAGCCGTTCCGCATGACGCTGCGCGAGGCCAGGAAGAAGGCGCAGTGGCTGGCCTCCCCGGCCTCCTTTGAGCCCGAGAGGCGGCAGGCCGAGAAGCAGGGCCGGGAGGAGGCCGAGTGCCACCGGCAGTTCCGGGCCCAACCCGTGCCTGCCCACGTCTACCTGCCCCTCTACCAGGAGGTCATGGAGCGCAATGAGGCGCGCAGGCAGGCAGGGATCCAGAAGAGGAAGGAGCTGCTCCTCTCTTCCTTGAAGCCCTtcagcttcctggagaaggaggagCGGAGAAAGCAAGCTGCTCTGCAGAGGGAcctggccgccgccgccgccgctacAGCCAAAGTCCCCAAGCAGAAGGCCACCAGGAGGATCCCCAAGTCCATTCTGGAGCCAGCCCTCGGGGACAAACTCCAGG AAGCTGAGCTCCTTAGGAAAATTCGCATCCACATGAGAGCCCTAGACATGCTCCAGAAGGCCTCCTCCCCCATCGCCCCCTCCAGTAGCCAGGCTGACCCACAGCCTCGAACAGCCACCCGCACCCGGGAGGAAAAGCTTGGGTTTCTGCACACTGACTTTGGATTCCAGCCTCGGGTGAATCCTGCTGTCCCTGATTACGAGGAGCTTTACAAGGCCTTCCAGAAGCGAGCTGCCAAGAGAAGAGACACCCGGGAGGCAACGCGCAACAAGCCCTTTCTGCTGAGAACCGCCAGCCTGTGTCACACGCGGAGGCCCTGTGATGTTGCCACCTCCGAAGGTAGAAAG GAATCTCCACAGCCACCCACCACACGCCTGTCGAGGAGTCGTTCTCTGAATGGCCTTGCTTCCCTCTCTGCCAACACCCTCCCCGTACATATCACAGACGCCACCAGGAAGCGGGAATCTGCGGTCCG GAACAATGACCGTAAAAGAGCAAAAGAGTATAAGAAAGAActggaggaaatgaagaaaagaatacaAAGGCGGCCGTATCTCTTCGAACAGGTTACCAAG GACCTTGCCAAAAAGGAAGCAGAACAGCGGTATCGAGAcaccctgaagcaggctgggctggatgaagactTTGTGAGGAACAAGGGTCAGGGCAGCCGGGCTCTACAGTGGAAGGAGCAGTGGGAAGTCGGTGATTGTCCCAG CACTCATGAAACTACAAAACGTGGCAGCAGGAATCCACAGCAGGATTTAGAAGAATCTCTGGAACAGCTTTCAAGTCCCAAGAAAGAACTGGAGGAGCTGTCTTACAAATTACCAGATAATTTCAGAACACTTGCTTAA
- the FAM161B gene encoding protein FAM161B isoform X2, translating to MTVGRSAGASGGAQWNHQIFSPKSSSDTDADKELNGDGLVLPRAGKLSEFLSPEEETDSTSDSTGSFFETLQALRQKDRWCLLESLYPSDPDSNESLSEEDEDLEHFFRDEDRGKPQVQYPPSVRCGSVRRCSSWGTLPSRTPKAQPQPPSSSRPPSQQRSISSWVSSITVPQPFRMTLREARKKAQWLASPASFEPERRQAEKQGREEAECHRQFRAQPVPAHVYLPLYQEVMERNEARRQAGIQKRKELLLSSLKPFSFLEKEERRKQAALQRDLAAAAAATAKVPKQKATRRIPKSILEPALGDKLQEAELLRKIRIHMRALDMLQKASSPIAPSSSQADPQPRTATRTREEKLGFLHTDFGFQPRVNPAVPDYEELYKAFQKRAAKRRDTREATRNKPFLLRTASLCHTRRPCDVATSEGRKESPQPPTTRLSRSRSLNGLASLSANTLPVHITDATRKRESAVRCSLEKKDKADESTQWLEMHKKKCQAISKSVTLRAKAMDPHKSLEEVFKAKLKENRNNDRKRAKEYKKELEEMKKRIQRRPYLFEQVTKVWFPKQQLASPESIRNTELQATSENYQMSIYIVIRSSGPCQKGSRTAVSRHPEAGWAG from the exons ATGACCGTGGGGAGGTCTGCAGGAGCCTCCGGCGGCGCTCAGTGGAACCATCAG ATATTTTCCCCCAAATCCTCCTCAGACACAGATGCAGACAAGGAGCTGAACGGGGATGGGCTGGTTTTGCCCAGGGCTGGCAAACTCAGTGAGTTCCTCAGTCCAGAGGAGGAGACAGACTCTACTTCTGACTCAACTGGGAGTTTTTTTgagactctgcaggcactgaggCAGAAAGACAGGTGGTGCCTGTTGGAATCCCTTTATCCATCTGACCCAGACAGTAATGAGAGCCTCTCTGAAGAGGATGAGGACCTGGAGCATTTCTTCCGAGACGAAGACAGGGGGAAGCCACAGGTGCAGTACCCCCCATCTGTGAG GTGTGGCTCCGTGAGGCGCTGCAGCTCCTGGGGTACCCTGCCCTCCCGTACTCCCAAGGCTCAGCCGCAGCCACCGTCCagctccaggcctccctcccaGCAAAGAAGCATCAGCTCCTGGGTGTCGTCCATCACCGTCCCTCAGCCGTTCCGCATGACGCTGCGCGAGGCCAGGAAGAAGGCGCAGTGGCTGGCCTCCCCGGCCTCCTTTGAGCCCGAGAGGCGGCAGGCCGAGAAGCAGGGCCGGGAGGAGGCCGAGTGCCACCGGCAGTTCCGGGCCCAACCCGTGCCTGCCCACGTCTACCTGCCCCTCTACCAGGAGGTCATGGAGCGCAATGAGGCGCGCAGGCAGGCAGGGATCCAGAAGAGGAAGGAGCTGCTCCTCTCTTCCTTGAAGCCCTtcagcttcctggagaaggaggagCGGAGAAAGCAAGCTGCTCTGCAGAGGGAcctggccgccgccgccgccgctacAGCCAAAGTCCCCAAGCAGAAGGCCACCAGGAGGATCCCCAAGTCCATTCTGGAGCCAGCCCTCGGGGACAAACTCCAGG AAGCTGAGCTCCTTAGGAAAATTCGCATCCACATGAGAGCCCTAGACATGCTCCAGAAGGCCTCCTCCCCCATCGCCCCCTCCAGTAGCCAGGCTGACCCACAGCCTCGAACAGCCACCCGCACCCGGGAGGAAAAGCTTGGGTTTCTGCACACTGACTTTGGATTCCAGCCTCGGGTGAATCCTGCTGTCCCTGATTACGAGGAGCTTTACAAGGCCTTCCAGAAGCGAGCTGCCAAGAGAAGAGACACCCGGGAGGCAACGCGCAACAAGCCCTTTCTGCTGAGAACCGCCAGCCTGTGTCACACGCGGAGGCCCTGTGATGTTGCCACCTCCGAAGGTAGAAAG GAATCTCCACAGCCACCCACCACACGCCTGTCGAGGAGTCGTTCTCTGAATGGCCTTGCTTCCCTCTCTGCCAACACCCTCCCCGTACATATCACAGACGCCACCAGGAAGCGGGAATCTGCGGTCCG ATGTTCACTTGAGAAAAAGGACAAAGCAGATGAAAGTACTCAGTGGTTGGAGATGCATAAAAAGAAGTGTCAGGCGATATCTAAATCTGTCACCTTGCGTGCAAAAGCCATGGATCCCCATAAAAGCCTGGAGGAGGTGTTCAAAGCAAAGCTGAAAGAGAATCG GAACAATGACCGTAAAAGAGCAAAAGAGTATAAGAAAGAActggaggaaatgaagaaaagaatacaAAGGCGGCCGTATCTCTTCGAACAGGTTACCAAG GTGTGGTTCCCAAAACAGCAACTGGCATCTCCTGAGAGTATTAGAAACACAGAATTGCAGGCCACATCTGAGAACTACCAAATGAGTATCTACATTGTAATCCGATCTTCAG GACCTTGCCAAAAAGGAAGCAGAACAGCGGTATCGAGAcaccctgaagcaggctgggctggatga